The Apis cerana isolate GH-2021 linkage group LG2, AcerK_1.0, whole genome shotgun sequence genomic sequence aaataaccaAGTTCTTTATTATGATCTTTCGCACTATATAAACAATCATCATACTGTGctctgattttatatttatccataggattttcattgaaatgaatatttctcaaCATATCCCCTTTTAAACCATCTGGAATATCTTCCTATAatcataaagatatatataaatttataaatatatataaattttaatagtttaaattaattgaattacattacagacatatataatatattaaatatatataatgcaatattataatattttcaaataatagtaataaaaaactCAAATTAACATATTACTTACATCTTGACAAGGTTGTACATGACAATATCTTATAGCACATTTACTATCGTCAGTCCAAAAAGGACATTCATggtttaaatttactttataaaaacgaaaataatcttTGACTAGAAGACTCTGAACTCttggataaattttcatattattaaaataatccacTGTATCCACATTGCAACTACAATCATCTATTGATCCTTTcaactaaatttttataaatatattttaatttacttaaaaatataaaaacaatattaaattacatgttaatatacatattgtacGATATACAAATAGTTAATAATGACAGATGTCATATTTTTGTaggttatgtatattttttatgaaaaaatttgaataacgagaaaacaataaaaataataccttACAGAAACATTGATCATTCTTTTCAttgtttgtattaaaataattagaatgtaCAATAGAAGGTGAAAACacggtaaataataataatattccaaacaTATTTTCACTGGATTCAATCTTCATGATTAAGTTCACTGGTATACTTTTCAATCAcgttttgaaattgataataaaataccgCGCGTCCCCGCgatatttttccactttttataACATCGACTAGTCTACGTGCTACCAGTAACGTAAATCTTTCTGTCAAAAGCAAACATTATTGATACTTTTATCATATTGTTTAATGTTCTACTAATACATACATTTacttatacttataaatattctttcttataattatatatttaaataaagataacacatttcaaacaattaaaatattttattttatttataacaaacgaTCTATAATCTTAACGACGTGACTGAAATCACACTACACTGtgtattacatatacatacatatatatatatatatacacaccgTGTGtgcgtatgtgtgtgtatctAGATAcctatttacttatattagtcccctcttttcatttaattatattttgcttcCACGTGTACTTATAACATTTGTTACTGATTCTAAATAACGaagataaaatacaatttttaataaattaaattttaataattaattattgaaaaagaatttatttttcttaactattattttatattagattatatatacttacaatCTAacttataatctatataataacaaaattatgtatatttatatatgtacatatatttaaaaatattgtatattaatattaaattgtcacgtttatttattaaataatacaataaatttaatatatatagaaacaaatttaataaaattttttaattcttttttcgttttatataatctttttaatataattcataataaagaatttaatattataacgaaattataacgaaaatttttttaattatgaaatctaatatgtataatattaatagtccaataaaaaaaatcaaaattaaaaatattatatatttatatatatatgtgtatgtaaccagtgtaaatattaatattgaatataatctaataaaattaataaaaaaaaactcaattttaatatataatatttacacagtacaaattaaataaacaatttggaTTGTAtggattgtaaaatatataaatttatatataaaatttatttttacatcttgattttaaaataatttttaaatttctataaatgttatcttgaaatgattttatattttaacatatatacacattactttttgatatatacacataattttttgatataatgcagtaatcaatataataaaatattaaaaacgataaattataataaaaatattaaaataaaatttattatttattaaaaattttttgacaaaagtacaaaaattgaattataagatttaaaaaataaaattttataaaaagaatatatatattataacaatattgttatagataaaagaatataagtttaatatatttgtaattctttctttataatgTACATAGAtatgtaatatacataaaaaatttatcttaattttgaaattttatgaaactaataaaattaatgttcaaatgaattataattaatcagttCACAGTACTATTTGTACTCATTGGCGTAGACGCATTGTGGTATAGGACATGTCAAAACTTTATGCGAAGGTGCCGATGGTTAGTTgtcattaaataatgatatttatatttaaaatttatttacattaaagaatagatttgaaaatgattttttaaattttccaaatttaagagattttttattatattgttttattttcaataattatatataaattcttacatgtgtatatatatatatatatatatagatatatatatatatatatatacacatatacatctAACCTATACAATGTTTGAATTGTCAAAGAACGTTTTGAAATTTACCGtacataaatatctaaaagagtactatattaaaaatattcaaaaatatttgtataatattatcattattttcatttactaataattaatttatatattatcataattttcaataattaaatattaattttttgtttctataataattatatttttttctaagtaaaatcatgatttattagataataaaaatatttttatattgacgttttattatacaatataaatagaataagaatattaaaaaaatttactactttaaaaatttataaaaaaaataatacaatataattaacattgatataatattattaatattaactttgataaaaatttttattaaatataaatgtttaattaattaattcttttctgaattatatatttaggatAAAAGTCAGTTTACGTTTGAAGATAAATGGCCATGTATGCGAccaactattttaaaattactcaaACAAGAAACTGTTACTCAAGCAGAATGGCaagatttattcttttctgttCATGCAGTATGTGTATGGAATGACAAAGGTGctcttaaattattagatgCACTTAAAGAAGATATAATGGACTTTATAAAACAAGCTCAGCaggtatatattattctatctctaaataaaaagatatatattgttattaataaaaaaaattattattttatataccttATAGAGAGTTTTAGCACACCAAGAAGAACAAGCTTTATTAAAAGCATATATAGCTGaatggagaaaattttttgcacAGTGTAATTATTTACCAACACCATTTAGACAATTAGAAACATCTCTTGCTGGAAAAGCACCATCCAGTGTTCAGAAAAAAAGTCAACCTGATGATATTGTCAGAAAagtaagaatttctttttcaatttctcaatgtataattctataattttttatttttattatagctaATGTTGGATAGTTGGAATCAAAGTATATTtggagaaataaaacaaaaacttcAAGATTCAGCTATGCGACTTGTTCGTGCTGAAAGAAATGGTGAAGCATTTGATTCACAGTTAGTTATTGGTGTTAGAGAATCTTatggtaataaattttttcttatcatgtCATTATCAAGCTCTTTCAATATAcacattataatttcaaaattatatttaattacattgcaGTAAATTTATGTTCAAATGCAACAGATAAGCTTCAAATTTatagagaaaattttgaagcaGCATATATAGAAGCAACAGAAGCTTTTTATTGGGTTAAAGCTCCTGAACAGTTATCATTACATGGTGTAGAGAATTATATGCGTTATGCAGATGCAAAATTACAAGAAGAAGAACTTCGTGcccaaaaatatttagaaccaAACAGTGCTAGTGTACAACTTTTAACTGATTGTTGTGTACGTGTCTTAGTGGCAACTTTTAAGCCGGCTATATTAGCAGAATGTCCAAGAATGATTCAACATCGTCAAACAGAtagtaagtataataattacaatattttgatttctaaaataataatataacataaattttaattatagaactTAGGTTAATGCTAAAGCTAATGGATAGAGTTCCTGAGGGAGTTGGTCCAATGTTAAGAAATTTAGAGGAACATATAGCAAGTGCAGGTTTAGCTGATATGATGGCAGCTGTGGATGTTATTACTCaagattctgaaaaatatgttgaaaGATTATTGGATCTTTTTCGTCGGTTTTCAATTCTTGTTAAAGAAGCATTTGATGATGATCCTCGATTTCTAACTGCTCGAGATAAAGCTTATAAACTTGTTGTAAATGATGCAACAGTGTTCAGGTTAGAATTACCTGCACGTCAATGTTCTGGTATTGGTACAACTATTTTGAATAACAAAcctaacaacaacaataatggACAGCCAGAGTCAAAATGTCCAGAACTTCTAGCTAACTATTGTGATATGTTACTTAGAAAAACACCTCTcagtaaaaaattaacttctGATGAAATTGAAAGCAAGTTAAAAGATGtggtatgtattattatatatattgttatatttattcaatattattttatctcatacttattttatgttgatttctttttagttattagtattaaaatatgttcagAATAAAGATGTATTTATGCGCTATCATAAAGCTCATTTAACAAGGCGCTTAATATTAGATACATCTGCTGAttctgaaaaagaagaaaatatggtAGAATGGCTTCGTGAAGTTGGAATGCCTGCTGATTATGTTAACAAATTAGCTCGAATGTTTCAAGATATTAAAGTGTCACAAGATCTTAATCAACAATTTAAGGAGCAATGTAGAGCTGCTATTGCAgatagtattaatattaaggtatctgttaaaattttataatattttactatatattcatatattgttcatattctgttaaatatatattgaaatgtgtattaatattatctatcatAGATACTAAATGCAGGTGCATGGGCTAGAGGTAGTGAACGTGTCACTGTAAGTTTACCGTTGCAGTTAGAAGATTATATTCCTGAagtagaagaattttataaaaaaaagcacaGTGGAAGAAAATTACAGTGGTATCATCATATGTCAAATGGCacggtaagaaaaaaaaatcttgtcaAAGAGTATTAAAAAGggttttatgttaaaaattattatgaattaattaaaattctttatccacattaaaaaaatatatatatgtttaaaacaGAACATCATAAGTTTTTCTGATGCAGTAAACGTGGGTATAGAGTagaacttttcaaaaaattcaatatctcgGTTCTAATTTTCAGCTTCACCTTGCAACCAATTTGGATGGTGTTCCAGATAACATTTTCTAACCAAGTGGGACGCTTCGATGTGGATGTAACAACATTTCAAATGGCAGTTTTATTTGCTTGGAATCAACGAccgtttgaaaaaatatcatatgaaaatttacgATTGGCTACGGAACTTCCAGATCCTGAATTAAGGCGAACTTTATGGTCGTTGTGTGCTTTCCCGAAACTCAAACGTCAGCTTCTTTTAGTTGAGCCACATGCACATAGTCCCAAAGATTTTGCAAATGATACAAGATTTTGGGTTAATCAAGAATTTGCTATTGTGTtagtaatatttctttttatataaattatttaaattatatataaattatataaattaatttaatttgatttgatctagaatataattaatatttttctttaattcttagAAAAAATGGTAAACTGCAAAAACgtggtaaaattaatttaataggtAGACTTCAATTATCAACTGAGCGGAGTAAAGAAGAAGATAACCAATCTATTGTACAACTTAGAATATTAAGAGTTCAggtaatattctttatattgtaagaattatataatatatataaattaaattataataatttataaataattaaaaaatatttataaataattcttatttttaataagcaaaaattataatataaatatattttaacaggaAGCAATTATCAAGATTTTAAAGATgcgtaaaaaaattagtaatgcTCAGTTACAAACTGAATtagttgatatattaaaaaatatgtttttaccaagtaaaaaaatgataaaagaacaaATTGAATGGCTTATTGagcataaatatatacgtagaCACGATGATGACATTAATACCTTTGTATACATGGCATAGATTGggattatacataatattgttCAGATTctcatgattaatattatatttttataaacattcagTTCTTGTTTACCAAGTATATGCTCAAAAATCCTAATATAATGGAAAGATATTAATGttgtttgtaatatattcacaaaaaacattttttgaaacaaatagtACTGTCATACAGAGTCATAtcgttcataaattataattaaataatattatattgtcttCGACCATAGGATTGTGCATTGTTAAATAggtaatatctattataatatttcaaaaatttaagatataaagttttttttaaaaaaaaaagttaatttgaaTGTATCcgtggaaaaaaatgtttaagtttcaaaatttattcattatattatatttccattattttttgtcttttgtTTTCAGtgctatttcattaataactttatatttgattttatttttatcttctgttttatatttaatataatctgacaattttattcttctttagaataaaatagattatttataaaataattataaatattaataaatttgtcacaaattaaatttatttcgcgaaaaaataaaaatgttatatgtaTAGATGGTATGTACACATATgtacattatacattttaatacatGTTTAAGCATAATTGCATGAATATGTTTATTCattgtgtaattatttaagtgtacatattttctaaacataattattttcattaatttgtttaGAGGCAGATAAAAAGCActgaattatagaatttttttcatataatacttctatattttgtttttattaaatacataataattttttttaaatcaaatacaatttttaaattacagaagttaaaataaattaattcatatgaaaaaaaaaatataaaaaatggcCTATATCGTTATATGTAAATGtaaggatataaaattttaatttttttatattttaataataaaatcttatatcatGTCTGtacctaaaaaaattttacaattatattatattgtgaaTGATAAAATCTTAACTTAATATTACTGATAACATTGATGTGTATAaagcttttatattatttcaatatgcgATCAACAACTGTAAAAGTGAACaacttggaaattaaaaaataagatttttttatatttttcaatgtatttttaatttcattgcatttttcccaaaaatattatttttataaataaattattttttaaaattatattaaaataataatctaaaataaattatataatcaattacataattgtaaaagatatatttttatatattatctaagaAAGACTTCAACACAAAAATTgagttttaaataacatatttattcacaCAAAAGTAATTTGCTGTAACATATAAATTGTCAACAAAtctatattagattaaatcttacatcaatatgaaatatattttatataagagagAACACtatatacattacattacacgcgcgcgcgcacacacacacatatacacatagtatgtataaataaccataattacaaaataaaggcatatattttgaatatagatttatttgcaaacaatttttttcaaaataacaacggtaattataagtttaactttattaattatatatattctaaaagttTAAAGTagttaaaatagtttttttgttaaaataatgaaaaaaatcattttctaattttcatattgattaattaaaatatgacatGAAATAATATCACTAATACCACTTCTCATGTGTTTGCATAATAcacttttataacaatatatatatgtacattaaatatacatcAATGTTCATAACTTTCTTTAAACTTATCACACACATTCACTTTGTAACAAATGATACTTTTTATGTTaatcttatttgaaattctgagataattatatcaagattttaattctatttgtcttttttctatgatcataaattttatatattttttttaaaagtatttataacattGATACTttgagtaaaattttaatagcgataattcgatatttttatttttgatattttaatattaattttattaatttttataattgtaagtaAGCAgctaacaatattttaaaatatgtttttaaattaaaagaggataagaatataaagttatttcgaAACATGtagatttttatgtaattttttatttgtacgttattaaatattcgatgatttttaaattatgtcatTATATcacgtattttttatttgtttgtaatatctgcataaaatattatttatctgaaaacaaaaacaacttttgtgataaaatatttattatatatttttattttatcttaaatactCACATATATTTGTCTGAGCAAAACACATTTACAGATTATTTCCTGTGagtttataatcataaattaaagtatcaattttgcaatattgcaatacaaaattgttgaatatcattatttgtAATGCCTCTAATTGCTTCTTGGatggataaataattcattttatttgcaaagatGGACAATTTCTAATCGAGTTGTTTATGAATGTTCTGGACAACGCGTATGTTGAATACGTGGAACATTTTTTATAGGATTTGTTGTTTCACAAACATGTACAACTATGCCAGGTTGTCCTGAACCCCCAGGATGTAATTCGTGACTACctcctataaaaattaaaattatttatgtagttgatatacatatataaatatacgtaaagaagaaacatatattaaattattcaaataatataaaattcaaaaacctGCAGATAAATTTGCTATAGCTGCTAATAAGTCATGATTAACTAAAGGTTCATTTTCCTCTCTGGGCTCCCATCCAATAGGTGGTGAAGCAGGTGGTGAAATTAGGAACTGTTTAGTAAGTGCTGGTGGTTGAAGATGTTGATCTTCtacatctataaaatatattatttttataatctattaaattgcttttataatataagtcaTTAATATACAAACCTATTGGAGTAACAGGTTGTGCAAAATAACAATTGATATTAGTTTCACCAAAATGAGTTTGGTGCAATTGTATCCTAGCATTTGCTGCTGCATTTGGAGAACTATAATTCACTCTCATTCTTCTAAAGGatctaaaatattgaaatgtagCATCTTTCCCAAATTGCTTGAAAAGATCCTGTATTTCatgctataaatataaaacaaatatttatcaaaatgtatgtttattatattgaattttattataaatttttattacctttAATTCATCACTTTTAAAAACTCTGGGATCTACGTTAGTTACAATGACTGATGTTGGTAAATCTTCATCACGTACTAAATCTTCAATAGATCTTGTATCAGAACGACTTTTTTCTATGtcaaattctaattctaattgttGATAATTAGGATGTAAATTTGGTAATCCATCaacttcatttataattatattttctgattcTTCTAGTTCTTCATCTTCCACTACATCAGAACCATGTTTTTTCTCCATATTTATTTGATgctatatacaaaaaatattacacattaatatgtatattaaattaatatttttaatataaaaattaacttgaaaatatcaattataagaaaatatgaataatttaaataatttatttttttgtaaatattttagttgagaattttattatgaatatgattttgtatatcaaattataatataaattaaatatatatcattttttttataattatttccatatttattaattattcttaacttattaataaaatttattaataaaattaataaaattaataaaatagttattatctctcaaataaaagttcataatattaataaaactcatggtatgatatttgattttttcaaatattaaacttcGTTTATTCAATCACTCgtgaactaaaaataataagaatgtatatatttcgaaattgtatattttttatgaattatgaatttatttgcaatttatattactattaacaacaaattattatatcaacatAATGTCTAAAAGACAAAGTAATTAATCAATTGACAGAATAGGTAATACTtacttattttctttgattaaatcgaatatatgtcttcttaatatttatcttcttattagagtgagaataaattatttacttattagtttatttatttttttttatttcatttagatataaaaatctttcattgTATTAATGttgttattaatcatttatacaaCTTTCGATATGTTACATATTGTATtcgttactttattattatcgtaatgtaatcttttataatcgtAGACTAAGAACTAAACTAGAAAGATAAGCAAATTAATGTAgataaacttttttcaataaaatcactTATTATTgctgtattatttattacacgcaataaataaaaacgaataaaaatctatattatttgaaatatttgcttttttaaattataaaatttaaaaacagtaTTTGTTTTCActagaataaaaatgatttgaaaattcgtcTTATATCAATCTTCTTATCGAGTTacctttctatatatttatataaaatatataactatttatgCATGCATACatgcattatatatacatatttatgtatttgtacTTATGTATATCATATAGTCGTAAATAACAGTGAGCAACAAATAACAATGTCGACGATGGAAGGTTCACTTAGCAAATGGACAAATGTTGTAAATGGGTGGCAATACCGCTGGTTTGTTTTAGACGATAATGCTGgtcttttatcatattatacagtaagaatttttgaatattataatttttgttcttgAATATTcacttttgttaattaataggttacattctattttcttttaaaatatttatgtgatatttaatttaaaattataatttaatataaattattatatttatcaaatttttttagatttatttaccaattatttataaaagattatttatagttttttaaatatctaattgtCAATTGATTTCTAAATATCTTGTTCTCattatacttaataaaatattcaattcaatcaaatcaatattaaatgataaaaataaatcaaatttaaaaaaattattattaatataaatatttttttgctttctactcattataattcaattattaataattcatattttaataaaaaaaatctaattattaatattttcattatattgttttaaaaaatataaatattttaataataaatattaataatatttgctctaaaatttctattaatattatatttcgaatatactaatttctttattattttttaattgtattttagagtaaagaaaaaatgatgagAGGAGCCCGCAGAGGATGTGTACGTTTAAGAGGTGCTATTATAGGTATTGATGATGAAGATGATAGCACATTTACAATTACTACATCATCATATAAAGATGATCCaaaaacatttcattttcaaacaaGAAATGCAGAAGAACGTGAACGTTGGATTCGTGCATTAGAAGATACTATATTACGTCATTCGCATGctgtatgattatttaaatgttatcaataataagaataaatatattttaatgcttaaaaaaaatttatattatttcagagATGGGATCCTAAAAAATCACCACCAAAACAAGATTTTGATCGCAAAGTAGCTGAAGCAGATGCTTATCTTCAATTGttaattgatcaaataaaattaattgaagcaAAGCAAAGATCTATTGCTGtagaagatgaagaaaagCAACAAAAATATGCAGCAATTTTAACTCAAGCCAATGCAATGCTTAATTCTGTTAAACATACAATTGTCCAGTTACAAATTGCAaaggtaaatatataatatgaaacatttttatattttaatacttaaaatttatatatctaatataatatatataatatattataacaagtaTAATACTTTTAGAATACAGCTATACCTGTAAATGGAATATATAGAGGACCCACTGATTCAATACATGTTTCATCTTCTTTATCTCATGGTAtgtacttaaatatatttataaaatatattatttttttgaattgaattgaaaatatataatacaataaattatagttgCTGTCAGAGAACCAGAAGCAACTGTACAGACTGGCATTGAATTAGGTTCTGAATGTGTAGAACTAAGATTACCTACATTGCCAAATggtaatttgtttttctttacttatactaaattaagaaaaaatattaaattattaatacaatatttcataaaaaatagaatcataaattgaataaataaattaaaattaagatgtatattttttattgatttttatttataaagctGTTGTGGATAGAGATCTTCCTGTACctcaattttcttattcatcTTCGGATGAAGATGAAGATTATTATGATGCAGCAGATGAAATATCACCTCCTTCTGTAATACAAAATCATATCAGTatgtaagtatttattttttataaaattcttaaatttttaacccATTAACGCccattttaaatttgcaattattagtattaatagtatttgtaataaaatagtatttttaataaaataaaattttattaaaatagtcttaaaaataaaaaaagtcatatatttagaaataactcTATTATgcgtttttaaaaactttttaaaaaaaccaatatattttctcgaatataatgttttttttataaacataatttgatttcattaaatagATTGTGCAACTACATTTAAAAGCATTCTTTAAACAATTAGTATCAATTACTGCATTAATTTGTAACattgcattatttataataaaataaatggatttatcaataatgatttcaacaaaattgatttgaaattttatttaaaattattaaaaattttttaaaattatacatatataagttatatatatgtataatatataatattttatatatatattatatatcttatgtatatatatatatatatatatatatatatatatatacatatatacatgttaGTAAGTTAAACTTTTGAATGTTTACATTGtcaaaataacaaatgaaGAAACAATTCAAAATGCAACATCTTGAAATTTCCTCGGCAGATGACAGCACCAGTTAAAATATCGG encodes the following:
- the LOC108002936 gene encoding cullin-5 isoform X1; the protein is MFELSKNVLKFTDKSQFTFEDKWPCMRPTILKLLKQETVTQAEWQDLFFSVHAVCVWNDKGALKLLDALKEDIMDFIKQAQQRVLAHQEEQALLKAYIAEWRKFFAQCNYLPTPFRQLETSLAGKAPSSVQKKSQPDDIVRKLMLDSWNQSIFGEIKQKLQDSAMRLVRAERNGEAFDSQLVIGVRESYVNLCSNATDKLQIYRENFEAAYIEATEAFYWVKAPEQLSLHGVENYMRYADAKLQEEELRAQKYLEPNSASVQLLTDCCVRVLVATFKPAILAECPRMIQHRQTDKLRLMLKLMDRVPEGVGPMLRNLEEHIASAGLADMMAAVDVITQDSEKYVERLLDLFRRFSILVKEAFDDDPRFLTARDKAYKLVVNDATVFRLELPARQCSGIGTTILNNKPNNNNNGQPESKCPELLANYCDMLLRKTPLSKKLTSDEIESKLKDVLLVLKYVQNKDVFMRYHKAHLTRRLILDTSADSEKEENMVEWLREVGMPADYVNKLARMFQDIKVSQDLNQQFKEQCRAAIADSINIKILNAGAWARGSERVTVSLPLQLEDYIPEVEEFYKKKHSGRKLQWYHHMSNGTITFSNQVGRFDVDVTTFQMAVLFAWNQRPFEKISYENLRLATELPDPELRRTLWSLCAFPKLKRQLLLVEPHAHSPKDFANDTRFWVNQEFAIVKNGKLQKRGKINLIGRLQLSTERSKEEDNQSIVQLRILRVQEAIIKILKMRKKISNAQLQTELVDILKNMFLPSKKMIKEQIEWLIEHKYIRRHDDDINTFVYMA
- the LOC108002936 gene encoding cullin-5 isoform X2, which produces MSKLYAKVPMDKSQFTFEDKWPCMRPTILKLLKQETVTQAEWQDLFFSVHAVCVWNDKGALKLLDALKEDIMDFIKQAQQRVLAHQEEQALLKAYIAEWRKFFAQCNYLPTPFRQLETSLAGKAPSSVQKKSQPDDIVRKLMLDSWNQSIFGEIKQKLQDSAMRLVRAERNGEAFDSQLVIGVRESYVNLCSNATDKLQIYRENFEAAYIEATEAFYWVKAPEQLSLHGVENYMRYADAKLQEEELRAQKYLEPNSASVQLLTDCCVRVLVATFKPAILAECPRMIQHRQTDKLRLMLKLMDRVPEGVGPMLRNLEEHIASAGLADMMAAVDVITQDSEKYVERLLDLFRRFSILVKEAFDDDPRFLTARDKAYKLVVNDATVFRLELPARQCSGIGTTILNNKPNNNNNGQPESKCPELLANYCDMLLRKTPLSKKLTSDEIESKLKDVLLVLKYVQNKDVFMRYHKAHLTRRLILDTSADSEKEENMVEWLREVGMPADYVNKLARMFQDIKVSQDLNQQFKEQCRAAIADSINIKILNAGAWARGSERVTVSLPLQLEDYIPEVEEFYKKKHSGRKLQWYHHMSNGTITFSNQVGRFDVDVTTFQMAVLFAWNQRPFEKISYENLRLATELPDPELRRTLWSLCAFPKLKRQLLLVEPHAHSPKDFANDTRFWVNQEFAIVKNGKLQKRGKINLIGRLQLSTERSKEEDNQSIVQLRILRVQEAIIKILKMRKKISNAQLQTELVDILKNMFLPSKKMIKEQIEWLIEHKYIRRHDDDINTFVYMA
- the LOC108002936 gene encoding cullin-5 isoform X3 produces the protein MRPTILKLLKQETVTQAEWQDLFFSVHAVCVWNDKGALKLLDALKEDIMDFIKQAQQRVLAHQEEQALLKAYIAEWRKFFAQCNYLPTPFRQLETSLAGKAPSSVQKKSQPDDIVRKLMLDSWNQSIFGEIKQKLQDSAMRLVRAERNGEAFDSQLVIGVRESYVNLCSNATDKLQIYRENFEAAYIEATEAFYWVKAPEQLSLHGVENYMRYADAKLQEEELRAQKYLEPNSASVQLLTDCCVRVLVATFKPAILAECPRMIQHRQTDKLRLMLKLMDRVPEGVGPMLRNLEEHIASAGLADMMAAVDVITQDSEKYVERLLDLFRRFSILVKEAFDDDPRFLTARDKAYKLVVNDATVFRLELPARQCSGIGTTILNNKPNNNNNGQPESKCPELLANYCDMLLRKTPLSKKLTSDEIESKLKDVLLVLKYVQNKDVFMRYHKAHLTRRLILDTSADSEKEENMVEWLREVGMPADYVNKLARMFQDIKVSQDLNQQFKEQCRAAIADSINIKILNAGAWARGSERVTVSLPLQLEDYIPEVEEFYKKKHSGRKLQWYHHMSNGTITFSNQVGRFDVDVTTFQMAVLFAWNQRPFEKISYENLRLATELPDPELRRTLWSLCAFPKLKRQLLLVEPHAHSPKDFANDTRFWVNQEFAIVKNGKLQKRGKINLIGRLQLSTERSKEEDNQSIVQLRILRVQEAIIKILKMRKKISNAQLQTELVDILKNMFLPSKKMIKEQIEWLIEHKYIRRHDDDINTFVYMA